A single window of Flavobacterium sp. 140616W15 DNA harbors:
- a CDS encoding glycosyltransferase, which yields MLTIILYFFIAIVVIQLSYYLGVFSKFSFAKTQNITTKRIPISVIVCAKNEAENAVKYIPLLIEQDYPDFEIVLIDDASSDETLEIFELFESQYPNLIRLVKVKNNEAFWGNKKYALTLGIKAAKKEYLLFTDADCYPTSKNWITAMSSQFTMNKTIVLGYGAYDKIEKSFLNKIIRFETLLTAIQYFSWAKVGRPYMGVGRNLAYKKEEFFNVNGFISHIQVRSGDDDLFINQAANGNNTTIAYSPESFTYSKPKEKYKDWFIQKRRHVATADYYKTFDKIQLGIFYFSQLLFFVLAIILLSFQFQWIIVLSLFLARYIAVWLVVGFSAGKLKENDLKIWFPIVEIVLIFTQINIFITNIFSKPVHWK from the coding sequence ATGCTTACAATTATTTTATACTTTTTTATTGCTATCGTTGTAATACAGCTTTCTTATTATTTGGGTGTATTTAGTAAATTTTCATTTGCTAAAACACAGAATATCACTACAAAGAGAATTCCTATTTCAGTTATTGTCTGCGCAAAAAACGAAGCAGAGAATGCCGTTAAATACATTCCGTTATTAATTGAACAAGATTACCCAGATTTCGAAATTGTACTAATAGATGATGCTTCAAGCGATGAAACATTAGAAATTTTTGAACTTTTCGAAAGTCAATACCCAAATCTTATCCGATTAGTTAAAGTAAAAAATAACGAAGCTTTTTGGGGAAATAAAAAATACGCCTTAACATTAGGAATAAAAGCTGCTAAAAAAGAATACTTATTATTTACTGATGCCGATTGTTATCCTACTTCTAAAAATTGGATTACCGCTATGAGCTCTCAATTTACAATGAACAAGACCATAGTCTTAGGATATGGCGCTTATGACAAAATTGAGAAATCATTCTTAAATAAGATTATTCGTTTTGAAACTTTACTAACGGCAATCCAGTATTTTTCATGGGCAAAAGTAGGACGCCCATACATGGGAGTTGGTCGTAATTTAGCCTATAAAAAAGAAGAATTTTTTAATGTAAATGGTTTTATCAGTCATATTCAAGTTCGCTCAGGAGATGATGACTTATTTATTAATCAAGCTGCTAATGGTAACAATACAACCATTGCTTACTCTCCAGAGAGCTTCACATATTCAAAACCAAAAGAAAAATATAAAGATTGGTTTATTCAAAAAAGAAGACATGTAGCTACTGCCGATTATTATAAAACTTTTGACAAAATACAATTGGGAATTTTTTATTTCTCTCAATTGCTATTCTTTGTATTAGCTATTATTTTATTGTCTTTCCAATTTCAATGGATTATTGTTTTAAGCTTATTTTTAGCGCGTTACATCGCAGTATGGCTAGTTGTAGGGTTTTCTGCTGGAAAATTAAAAGAAAATGATTTGAAGATTTGGTTTCCTATTGTAGAAATTGTACTTATATTCACTCAAATTAATATCTTTATAACTAATATTTTTTCAAAACCAGTACATTGGAAATAA
- a CDS encoding RNA polymerase sigma factor, with translation MEINSKIEKAKNGDQIAFTFLLDHYWNEVYSFMLKRTENETIAEDITIETFSKAFDKIKTYNPEFQFNTWLIAIAKNVHIDLLRKKKANLFIEITDQENQQAYNIADTTPSVEDELITEQNLSRLLHCIKELKPHYQEVIQLRYFQEMSYQEIALKINEPLSNVKIKLLRAKKLLAEVIKNKR, from the coding sequence TTGGAAATAAATTCTAAAATAGAGAAAGCAAAAAATGGAGACCAAATCGCCTTCACTTTTTTGTTGGACCATTATTGGAATGAAGTGTATAGCTTCATGCTAAAACGTACCGAAAACGAAACCATTGCCGAAGATATTACTATCGAAACCTTCTCTAAAGCTTTTGATAAAATAAAAACTTATAATCCCGAATTTCAATTCAATACTTGGCTCATTGCAATTGCAAAGAATGTCCATATTGATTTATTACGTAAAAAGAAAGCCAATCTTTTTATAGAAATTACCGATCAAGAAAACCAACAAGCTTATAATATTGCCGACACTACTCCGTCGGTAGAGGATGAATTAATTACTGAACAAAATTTATCCCGATTATTACATTGCATCAAAGAATTAAAACCACATTACCAGGAAGTAATTCAGCTACGCTATTTTCAAGAAATGAGTTATCAAGAAATTGCACTCAAAATCAACGAACCTTTAAGCAATGTAAAAATAAAATTACTTCGTGCTAAAAAATTATTAGCAGAAGTAATTAAAAACAAAAGATAA
- a CDS encoding energy transducer TonB has translation MSTSSIYENKWIDLVFENRNKEYGAYQLRHESSRNSIKALFMGLLLITAIASTAMLISKLNHTDVSPVLPETPAIELKLTNIPYVVTEKSATMPAVKSQPTETVIEKSQLVNPTIVEASQATPEIAKNTENAVVVTPTEGGTGISTNVLTTGGNGSGTETVKTPGNGNELVTTGSLDKLPEFPGGINKFYTYVGNNFNRPELDSERTVRIYVSFVIERDGSMTDILVKNDPGYGLGKEAVRVLKSLRTKWSPGMVDSKPVRTAYNLPITIKAE, from the coding sequence ATGTCAACATCAAGCATCTACGAAAACAAATGGATTGACCTTGTATTCGAAAACAGAAACAAAGAGTATGGCGCGTATCAGTTACGACATGAGAGTTCTAGAAACTCCATTAAGGCTCTTTTCATGGGATTATTACTCATTACGGCTATTGCATCTACTGCAATGTTAATTAGTAAGCTGAATCACACTGACGTCTCTCCAGTTTTACCCGAGACTCCAGCAATAGAGCTAAAGCTAACTAACATTCCGTATGTGGTGACTGAGAAATCAGCAACAATGCCTGCAGTAAAATCGCAACCTACAGAAACCGTTATTGAAAAAAGCCAACTTGTTAACCCTACAATTGTAGAAGCAAGTCAAGCTACTCCTGAAATTGCTAAAAACACAGAGAATGCTGTGGTAGTAACACCAACTGAAGGAGGTACTGGAATATCAACTAATGTTTTAACAACTGGAGGAAACGGTAGTGGAACTGAAACTGTAAAAACACCTGGTAATGGCAACGAACTTGTAACAACTGGCTCTCTAGACAAGCTACCAGAATTTCCGGGAGGAATAAATAAATTCTACACCTATGTAGGAAATAATTTTAATCGCCCAGAATTAGACAGTGAAAGAACAGTTCGTATATATGTATCTTTTGTAATCGAAAGAGATGGAAGCATGACTGACATTCTTGTAAAAAATGATCCAGGATATGGATTAGGAAAAGAAGCTGTTAGAGTTTTAAAATCTTTAAGAACAAAGTGGAGTCCAGGAATGGTAGACTCTAAACCTGTTCGTACCGCATATAATCTGCCAATTACAATAAAGGCAGAATAA
- a CDS encoding PH domain-containing protein: MGIFSAILGNAGSVSQEDLAKNYGLLLTDNEEIELGFKLIRDTFIFTTKRLILVDKQGLTGSKTEYKSISYKSITRFSVETAGTFDLDAELKIWVSSELNPSIIKQFNKSVNVYEVQKILAHHVLK, from the coding sequence ATGGGAATATTTTCAGCAATACTAGGTAATGCAGGATCAGTAAGTCAAGAAGATTTAGCTAAAAATTACGGTTTACTTTTAACCGACAATGAAGAAATCGAATTGGGTTTTAAACTTATCCGTGATACTTTTATTTTTACTACTAAACGATTAATTCTGGTTGACAAACAAGGATTAACTGGTAGCAAAACCGAATACAAGTCAATTTCATACAAAAGCATCACACGCTTTAGTGTAGAAACAGCAGGAACTTTTGACCTTGATGCCGAACTAAAAATATGGGTTTCTAGCGAATTAAATCCGAGTATCATAAAACAATTTAACAAATCAGTTAATGTTTATGAGGTTCAAAAAATATTAGCACACCACGTTTTAAAATAA
- a CDS encoding M48 family metalloprotease, translating into MKRKSIALIVLLATFGFTKANAQINLGEKALGAVQKGVAGFTFSDADAAALSKAAVAEMDAKNQIAPATDGYAIRLNRLFGKHTAGNGYTLNYKVYMLKEVNAFATADGSVRVYSGLMDIMDDNELLAVIGHEIGHVANHDSRDGMKAAYKKEALIDAVSSQSGKIAALTETQLGKIGSAMIDSKHSRTQESEADLFSYDFLKKNGYNVNAEESAFRILAKMSEGAEGSFLDKMMSSHPDPKQRAEDAKKRAEKDGLYKPYVQQKIVNTIPVAKKTTTKKPVKKTTKK; encoded by the coding sequence ATGAAAAGAAAATCAATAGCATTGATTGTATTACTTGCAACTTTTGGATTTACAAAAGCTAATGCACAAATAAATTTAGGGGAAAAAGCCCTAGGAGCTGTTCAAAAAGGAGTTGCAGGATTTACATTTAGTGATGCCGATGCTGCAGCGTTATCAAAAGCAGCAGTTGCAGAAATGGATGCCAAAAATCAAATTGCACCTGCTACGGATGGGTATGCAATACGGTTAAATAGATTGTTTGGAAAACATACCGCGGGTAATGGATATACTTTAAATTATAAGGTTTATATGCTTAAGGAAGTAAATGCTTTTGCAACTGCAGATGGTAGTGTTCGTGTGTATTCAGGTTTAATGGATATTATGGATGATAATGAATTGCTTGCGGTTATTGGGCATGAGATTGGTCACGTAGCGAATCATGATTCAAGAGATGGAATGAAAGCAGCTTATAAAAAAGAGGCTTTAATCGATGCTGTGTCTTCACAATCAGGAAAAATTGCAGCGCTTACTGAGACCCAATTAGGGAAAATTGGAAGTGCTATGATTGATAGTAAACATAGTAGAACACAAGAGTCAGAAGCAGATTTGTTTTCATACGACTTCTTGAAAAAGAATGGTTATAATGTTAATGCTGAGGAATCTGCATTTAGAATTCTTGCAAAGATGAGTGAAGGTGCCGAAGGATCTTTCTTGGATAAAATGATGAGTTCTCATCCAGATCCTAAACAAAGAGCTGAAGATGCTAAAAAAAGAGCTGAAAAAGACGGGTTGTACAAGCCGTATGTGCAGCAAAAAATAGTGAATACAATACCAGTTGCAAAGAAAACAACTACTAAAAAGCCAGTTAAGAAAACGACTAAAAAATAA
- the lipA gene encoding lipoyl synthase, giving the protein MESVIDNNLPVGKPKWLKVKLPIGQKYTELRGLVDKYSLNTICTSGSCPNMGECWGEGTATFMILGNVCTRSCGFCGVKTGRPETVDWDEPEKVARSIKIMNIKHAVITSVDRDDLKDGGSIIWIETVKAIRRMNPNTTLETLIPDFQGIEINLDRIVEANPEVVSHNVETVRRLTREVRIQAKYDRSLEVLRYLKEKGINRTKSGIMLGLGETEEEVFQTMTDLRNANVDVVTIGQYLQPSKKHLPVKEFITPDQFAKYEKFGLELGFRHVESGPLVRSSYRAQKHIL; this is encoded by the coding sequence ATGGAAAGCGTTATAGATAATAATTTACCTGTCGGAAAACCAAAATGGCTGAAGGTGAAACTCCCGATTGGACAAAAATATACCGAACTACGTGGTTTGGTAGACAAATATAGTTTAAATACAATTTGCACTTCTGGTAGTTGCCCTAATATGGGTGAATGCTGGGGAGAAGGAACTGCAACTTTTATGATTTTAGGTAACGTTTGTACACGTTCTTGTGGTTTTTGTGGTGTAAAAACCGGAAGACCTGAGACTGTAGATTGGGACGAACCAGAAAAAGTGGCACGCTCTATTAAAATCATGAACATCAAACACGCAGTTATTACAAGTGTAGATAGAGATGATTTAAAAGATGGTGGTTCGATTATTTGGATTGAAACTGTTAAGGCGATACGCCGTATGAATCCGAATACGACTTTAGAGACATTAATTCCTGATTTTCAAGGAATAGAAATAAATCTTGATCGAATTGTAGAAGCTAACCCTGAAGTTGTTTCACATAACGTAGAAACTGTTCGTCGATTAACTCGTGAAGTACGCATACAAGCCAAATACGACCGTAGCCTAGAAGTATTACGCTACTTAAAAGAAAAAGGAATCAATAGAACCAAGTCAGGAATTATGCTTGGCCTTGGGGAAACCGAAGAAGAAGTATTTCAGACCATGACTGATTTGCGTAATGCAAACGTAGATGTGGTAACAATTGGACAATATTTACAACCAAGTAAAAAGCATTTACCAGTAAAAGAATTTATCACTCCGGATCAATTTGCTAAATACGAAAAATTTGGACTAGAATTAGGATTTCGCCATGTAGAAAGTGGCCCATTAGTTCGTTCTTCTTATAGAGCTCAAAAACATATTCTTTAA
- the gap gene encoding type I glyceraldehyde-3-phosphate dehydrogenase, with protein MNKKTRIAINGFGRIGRNLFRLLFNHPEIEVVAINDIADTKTMAHLIKYDSIHGVLPYVVSSDENGIIVDGRHFLFFHEKNISNLSWKEYDIDYVIESTGKYKTHEEINAHIIAGAKKVILSAPSEVDTIKTVVLGVNEEILDGTETIISNASCTTNNAAPMIKIIDDLCGIEQAYITTIHSYTTDQSLHDQPHKDLRRARGASQSIVPTTTGAAKALTKIFPKLQNKIGGCGIRVPVPDGSLTDITFNVNRAVSIEEINEAFKNAAKTSLKGILDYTEDPIVSVDIIGNQNSCLFDAQLTSVIDKMVKVVGWYDNEIGYSSRLIDLILLTKKNKQIIKSITTHEISFYYNQFFQFTFVFSINEEYG; from the coding sequence ATGAATAAAAAAACACGAATTGCTATTAACGGTTTCGGAAGAATTGGTCGAAACTTATTTCGATTACTTTTTAATCATCCCGAAATTGAAGTTGTTGCTATAAACGATATTGCTGATACTAAAACTATGGCGCACCTAATCAAATACGACAGTATTCATGGTGTATTACCCTATGTAGTAAGTAGTGACGAAAATGGAATAATCGTTGATGGAAGGCATTTTTTATTTTTCCACGAAAAGAACATCTCAAACTTAAGCTGGAAAGAATACGACATCGATTATGTCATAGAATCAACTGGAAAATATAAAACGCATGAAGAAATTAATGCGCATATTATTGCCGGAGCTAAAAAAGTAATTCTATCTGCTCCTTCTGAAGTAGACACTATTAAAACGGTAGTTTTAGGTGTAAACGAAGAAATATTAGATGGAACTGAAACAATAATATCAAATGCGAGTTGCACAACAAATAATGCAGCTCCTATGATAAAGATAATCGATGATCTTTGTGGTATCGAGCAAGCCTACATTACTACGATACATTCGTACACAACAGATCAGAGTCTGCACGATCAACCCCATAAAGATTTGCGCAGAGCTAGAGGTGCGAGCCAATCAATTGTTCCTACAACAACGGGCGCAGCTAAAGCATTAACAAAGATTTTCCCTAAATTGCAAAATAAAATTGGCGGTTGCGGTATTCGTGTTCCTGTTCCTGATGGATCATTAACCGATATTACATTTAATGTAAATCGTGCCGTTTCTATTGAAGAAATTAACGAAGCATTTAAGAATGCTGCTAAAACTAGTTTAAAAGGAATTTTAGATTATACCGAAGATCCTATTGTATCTGTTGATATTATCGGAAACCAAAATTCCTGTTTATTTGATGCGCAACTCACTTCTGTAATCGACAAAATGGTTAAAGTTGTAGGCTGGTATGACAATGAAATTGGCTATTCGTCAAGATTAATCGATTTAATATTGCTGACAAAAAAAAATAAACAAATTATAAAAAGTATTACAACACATGAAATATCTTTTTATTATAATCAGTTTTTTCAGTTCACTTTTGTATTCTCAATTAATGAAGAATACGGATAG
- a CDS encoding ATP-binding protein, translated as MKNTDSAVYYNQLANSNLKDNKYSQTIALTEKSILFCETNHKIENQANQTFKLGKIYYNQKKYNEALTNFNKSLTLLKDTSTVTKALALHYIGITNTEKGNHNLAQDYFKRSESIFKQLNIVDSSQTLNLQKGIALKANKEYDLAIATFKKIIEEPDSKSMLRTKTDAYYQLGLIQKDLKQNKAAIYYLDKALELTSKSNDLNQKSIILLALSQFYKTHQDYDRAYSYLNEHYQIKNYIYKLKNSKVDFDDFKKFKDKEIINTAIKKEKKDLEDKKAYKYSKLISILAIALISILSLLSLSLYKNNIIRNQNNIILREKNNELIIAKNKAEKASKARSEFLSTVSHELRTPLNAINGITHLLIEDNPKKSQKKYLESLKFSGNYLTTFINEILEINKIDSNKLETESISFNLKELLINIQSSLKELATANKNFFNLDIDESIPDNLIGDPTKLSQIIMNLINNALKFTENGRVNVIIKLHSLKDEEATVYFEIVDTGIGIPEDKLQTVFESFSQGSIEVNRKYGGTGLGLTIVKKLTKMLGGEINLKSEVGKGSTFTFKLKFQIDKEPLAIKEETKLYNDYELKGKNILLIEDNRINQMITRKMLENKGISCEVIDNGEEAIELLKIKRFDMILMDVHLPGINGTTATKHIREFDKITPIIALTAISLDENREMLLSFGMNDVITKPFVPDEFYTIIARCFTANIN; from the coding sequence ATGAAGAATACGGATAGTGCAGTATACTATAACCAACTGGCTAATTCTAATCTCAAAGACAACAAATACAGTCAGACGATTGCTCTTACCGAAAAATCTATTCTATTTTGTGAAACAAATCACAAAATAGAAAACCAAGCCAACCAGACCTTTAAGCTAGGCAAGATTTATTATAACCAGAAAAAATACAATGAGGCTTTAACTAACTTTAACAAAAGCCTTACTTTACTTAAAGACACCTCAACAGTAACCAAAGCACTTGCCCTTCATTATATCGGCATAACAAATACCGAAAAAGGCAACCATAATCTTGCTCAAGATTATTTTAAAAGGTCAGAATCTATTTTTAAACAACTAAACATTGTTGATTCGAGTCAAACACTAAATCTTCAAAAAGGGATTGCCTTAAAAGCCAACAAAGAATACGACTTGGCTATAGCAACATTTAAAAAAATAATCGAAGAACCGGATAGTAAGTCCATGTTAAGAACTAAAACAGATGCTTACTATCAACTTGGACTTATTCAAAAAGATCTAAAACAAAATAAAGCTGCCATATATTATCTGGACAAAGCACTAGAACTCACCTCAAAAAGCAATGACCTTAACCAAAAATCAATAATTTTATTAGCGTTAAGTCAGTTTTACAAAACACATCAAGACTACGATAGAGCTTACTCTTATTTAAATGAGCACTACCAAATTAAAAACTACATCTATAAATTAAAAAATTCAAAAGTTGACTTTGATGATTTTAAAAAATTCAAGGATAAAGAGATCATAAACACTGCAATTAAAAAAGAAAAAAAAGATCTTGAAGATAAAAAGGCATACAAATATTCAAAACTAATAAGTATTCTTGCTATTGCTTTAATTTCTATTTTATCACTTTTGAGTTTGTCTCTTTATAAAAACAATATTATTCGAAATCAGAATAACATCATTTTAAGAGAAAAAAACAATGAATTAATTATTGCAAAGAACAAAGCCGAAAAAGCATCAAAAGCAAGATCTGAATTTTTATCGACCGTTAGTCACGAACTACGAACGCCTCTTAATGCAATTAATGGAATTACTCATTTATTAATAGAAGATAATCCGAAAAAATCACAAAAAAAATACCTCGAATCATTAAAATTTTCAGGCAATTATTTAACTACATTCATCAATGAAATACTTGAAATAAACAAAATCGACTCTAACAAACTCGAGACAGAATCAATAAGTTTCAATCTAAAAGAATTACTAATAAACATACAAAGTTCATTAAAGGAATTAGCTACTGCTAATAAAAATTTTTTTAATCTAGACATTGACGAGAGTATTCCTGACAATCTAATTGGCGATCCAACTAAATTGTCTCAGATCATAATGAACCTAATTAATAACGCCTTAAAATTCACTGAAAACGGACGTGTAAATGTTATTATAAAACTACATTCATTAAAAGACGAAGAAGCAACTGTTTATTTTGAAATAGTTGATACTGGAATAGGTATTCCTGAAGACAAACTACAAACAGTTTTTGAAAGTTTTTCGCAAGGCTCAATAGAAGTCAATCGAAAATATGGAGGAACTGGCTTAGGACTTACAATTGTAAAAAAATTAACCAAAATGCTAGGTGGGGAAATCAACCTTAAAAGTGAAGTTGGCAAAGGCTCTACATTTACGTTTAAATTAAAATTCCAAATAGATAAAGAACCATTAGCAATTAAAGAAGAAACCAAATTGTATAACGACTACGAACTAAAAGGTAAAAATATTCTATTAATTGAAGATAATAGAATTAACCAAATGATTACTCGAAAAATGCTTGAAAATAAAGGCATTTCTTGTGAGGTAATCGACAATGGAGAGGAAGCTATAGAATTATTGAAAATCAAACGATTTGATATGATTTTAATGGATGTTCATTTACCAGGAATAAATGGAACTACTGCCACTAAGCACATACGCGAATTTGACAAAATCACACCAATCATTGCCTTAACAGCTATTTCACTCGATGAGAACAGGGAAATGTTATTGTCTTTCGGAATGAATGACGTAATAACAAAACCCTTTGTTCCTGATGAATTTTATACTATTATTGCTAGATGCTTTACTGCAAATATCAATTAA
- a CDS encoding purine-nucleoside phosphorylase has translation MWEKVQETVSYIKSKTQFTPEYGVILGSGLGGFTNDIEIEFTLPYNEIPNFPVSTVQGHKGALVFGTIGDKKVVAMQGRFHFYEGYSMEEVTFPVRVMKFLGVNKLMVSNASGGVNAAYKVGSIVIIKDHINFTPEHPLRGKNDERFGPRFVNMSEPYSRKMIIKTKEIASRLNIEIHDGIYFGLQGPTFETLAEYKMVKILGADCVGMSTVPEVIVARHMDVETFGISVITDMGNEESIDTISHDEVLEAAKMAEPKVRALIKNLILEY, from the coding sequence ATGTGGGAAAAAGTTCAAGAAACAGTTAGTTATATAAAGTCGAAAACACAATTTACTCCAGAATATGGTGTGATTTTAGGTTCAGGTTTAGGTGGTTTTACAAATGATATCGAAATAGAATTTACATTACCATATAATGAGATTCCTAATTTTCCAGTATCAACAGTTCAAGGACACAAGGGAGCCTTGGTTTTTGGAACTATTGGAGATAAAAAAGTGGTTGCAATGCAAGGTCGTTTTCATTTTTATGAAGGATACTCAATGGAAGAAGTTACTTTTCCTGTTCGTGTAATGAAGTTTTTAGGAGTTAATAAATTAATGGTTTCTAATGCTTCGGGTGGAGTAAATGCAGCTTACAAAGTAGGTTCGATTGTTATTATTAAAGATCACATCAATTTTACGCCAGAGCATCCTTTGCGTGGTAAAAATGATGAACGTTTTGGGCCTCGATTTGTAAATATGAGTGAGCCTTATTCTAGAAAAATGATTATTAAAACCAAAGAAATTGCATCAAGATTGAATATAGAAATTCATGATGGAATATATTTTGGTTTACAAGGGCCGACTTTTGAAACTTTGGCTGAATATAAGATGGTAAAGATTCTTGGGGCAGACTGTGTAGGAATGTCTACCGTACCAGAAGTTATCGTTGCTCGCCATATGGATGTAGAAACTTTTGGTATCTCAGTAATTACTGATATGGGGAACGAAGAAAGCATAGATACAATCTCACACGATGAAGTTCTTGAGGCAGCAAAAATGGCGGAACCTAAAGTAAGGGCTTTGATAAAAAACTTGATTTTAGAATATTAA
- the lpxK gene encoding tetraacyldisaccharide 4'-kinase: MNLLRKILFPFAVLYGIITSIRNFLFDKGVLKSTSFDIPIIAVGNLSVGGTGKTPQIEYLIRLLSDKYKVATLSRGYKRQSEGFVLADENSNAVILGDEPFQFFQKFKNIQVAVDANRTNGIQQLLSQSKKPEIILLDDAFQHRKVKAGFYILLTSYGDLYADDWMLPTGNLRESRSGAKRANIVIVTKCPANLEESEQENIRRKLKLKASQQLYFTYIDYDDCIYSQKEKIAVEDIKNSQKLLLAGIAKPTPFFKFLKSDNDECLTFPDHHHFTETDIATIANKAKAHKIITTEKDYVRLKDTNIAPQLYYLPIKSTFINYQNNFDTTILNYVGKSSRNS; this comes from the coding sequence ATGAATTTACTTCGAAAAATACTTTTTCCATTTGCTGTTTTATACGGAATCATTACTTCTATTCGGAATTTTCTTTTTGACAAAGGAGTTTTAAAATCAACTTCATTTGATATACCAATTATTGCAGTTGGAAATCTAAGCGTAGGAGGAACAGGGAAAACACCTCAAATTGAATATTTAATTCGATTATTATCAGACAAATATAAGGTTGCAACTCTCAGTCGTGGTTATAAGCGACAATCTGAAGGTTTTGTTCTTGCCGATGAGAATTCTAATGCTGTTATTTTAGGAGATGAACCTTTTCAGTTTTTTCAAAAGTTTAAGAATATTCAGGTTGCTGTAGATGCAAATCGAACAAATGGAATTCAGCAATTACTTTCACAATCAAAAAAGCCAGAAATTATTTTGCTTGATGATGCGTTTCAACATCGAAAAGTAAAAGCAGGATTTTATATTTTGCTAACTTCATATGGCGATTTGTATGCAGATGATTGGATGTTACCGACAGGTAATTTGAGAGAGAGCAGGAGCGGAGCTAAACGAGCTAATATTGTTATTGTTACCAAATGTCCTGCTAATCTTGAGGAATCAGAACAAGAAAATATCCGTAGAAAATTAAAGTTAAAAGCTTCACAACAACTTTATTTTACTTATATTGATTATGATGATTGTATTTATTCTCAAAAAGAAAAAATAGCCGTTGAAGATATTAAAAACAGTCAAAAGTTACTTTTGGCAGGAATTGCAAAGCCAACACCATTTTTTAAGTTTTTAAAATCTGATAATGATGAATGTCTTACATTCCCTGATCATCATCATTTTACAGAGACAGATATTGCAACGATTGCAAATAAAGCAAAAGCGCATAAAATTATTACAACCGAAAAGGATTATGTTCGCTTAAAAGACACTAATATTGCGCCGCAATTGTATTATTTGCCAATAAAAAGCACTTTTATTAATTATCAAAATAATTTTGATACAACAATTTTAAATTATGTGGGAAAAAGTTCAAGAAACAGTTAG